A region from the Flavobacteriales bacterium genome encodes:
- a CDS encoding endonuclease/exonuclease/phosphatase family protein — protein sequence MKASADTPAPVQRKVSRWHLPIWWLNIAAAGALVLAYVAIRVSPAKFWPLAFFGMVYPYVLATQVFFLGWWALFRRKRMLLSAATVLLGWNHVTDFVQMFGSSAKDDDQHVSVMSWNVRLFDLYNWSHNSTTRNEMYDLLITEAPDVFCAQEFFKSDNKQYFNTRDTLLKNFHWTGIHDHYVQHNKAGHHFGIATFSNQPIVGKGKVDFGSDANNACIWTDIAMLSDTVRVYNAHLASIHFGSADYRFMRDLDDGVEGDSLRRGGERIIGRLKNAFIRRAAQVERIHAHMMECPHPIIFCSDMNDTPMSYAYHLLDQDLVDAFEESGRGLGHTYIGDFPSFRIDHIMHSPSLEASGFRTLPDELSDHRPITCWIGKAE from the coding sequence ATGAAGGCAAGCGCTGATACGCCAGCGCCGGTGCAGCGCAAGGTGAGCCGGTGGCACCTGCCCATCTGGTGGTTGAACATTGCGGCGGCGGGGGCTTTGGTGCTCGCGTATGTGGCCATCCGGGTCAGTCCGGCCAAGTTCTGGCCCTTGGCGTTCTTCGGCATGGTCTATCCCTATGTGTTGGCCACGCAAGTGTTCTTCCTGGGTTGGTGGGCGCTCTTCCGGCGCAAGCGCATGCTGCTGAGCGCTGCTACCGTGCTGCTCGGCTGGAACCATGTCACCGACTTCGTGCAAATGTTCGGTAGCTCCGCCAAGGACGATGACCAGCACGTGAGCGTGATGTCCTGGAACGTGCGGCTTTTCGACCTCTACAACTGGAGCCACAACAGCACTACGCGGAACGAGATGTACGACCTGCTCATCACGGAGGCACCGGACGTCTTCTGCGCACAGGAGTTCTTCAAAAGCGACAACAAGCAGTACTTCAACACCCGCGATACCCTGTTGAAGAACTTCCATTGGACCGGCATCCACGACCATTACGTGCAGCACAACAAAGCCGGGCACCATTTCGGCATTGCGACCTTCAGCAACCAACCCATTGTCGGCAAAGGCAAGGTGGACTTCGGCAGCGATGCCAACAATGCCTGCATTTGGACGGACATTGCCATGCTGAGCGACACGGTCCGTGTGTACAACGCGCACCTCGCGAGCATCCATTTCGGCAGTGCCGACTACCGGTTCATGCGCGATCTTGATGATGGCGTTGAAGGCGATTCACTGCGCCGCGGCGGGGAGCGCATCATCGGACGGCTGAAGAACGCTTTCATCCGCAGGGCTGCACAGGTGGAGCGGATCCACGCGCACATGATGGAGTGCCCCCACCCCATCATCTTCTGCAGCGACATGAACGACACCCCGATGAGCTATGCCTACCACCTCCTCGACCAGGACCTGGTGGATGCCTTCGAAGAGAGCGGCCGTGGTCTGGGGCACACGTACATCGGCGACTTTCCCAGCTTCCGCATCGACCACATCATGCATTCACCATCGCTCGAAGCAAGTGGATTCCGGACCTTGCCCGACGAACTGAGCGACCACCGCCCGATCACCTGCTGGATCGGCAAGGCGGAATGA
- a CDS encoding YdcF family protein: MSTANPPARQWLRNRWWRVFVVLCLVFAMLWLFKAPLLRGAMSYLVSEDTTGNVDALYVLGGGALDRGKEAARLATSTIDAPLYTTGSNIDGTLEEWGITITEADVTRGICVKHGVPPERITALHLGTSTMEEADAILVHARMMGYDTIGVLSSRYHLRRIDDVFTDRFAEQGILVKRFGAYNPNFEEATWWQGEYGLIAIQNEYIKLFYYRWKY; encoded by the coding sequence ATGTCCACCGCAAACCCTCCAGCACGGCAATGGCTCCGCAACCGTTGGTGGCGCGTGTTCGTTGTGCTGTGCCTCGTGTTCGCCATGCTCTGGCTGTTCAAGGCACCACTGCTGCGCGGGGCCATGAGCTACTTGGTTTCTGAAGACACAACGGGTAACGTGGATGCCCTGTACGTGCTTGGCGGAGGTGCGCTGGACCGTGGCAAAGAGGCTGCACGGCTCGCGACTTCCACCATTGATGCACCATTGTACACCACCGGCAGCAACATCGACGGCACGTTGGAGGAATGGGGCATCACCATTACCGAGGCCGACGTGACGCGGGGTATCTGCGTGAAACACGGAGTACCTCCCGAACGCATCACTGCCTTGCACTTGGGTACCAGCACCATGGAGGAAGCCGACGCCATCCTCGTTCACGCGCGGATGATGGGTTACGACACCATCGGCGTGCTCAGCAGCCGTTACCACCTGCGCCGCATCGATGATGTGTTCACCGACCGATTTGCCGAGCAGGGCATCTTGGTGAAACGCTTCGGGGCCTACAATCCGAACTTCGAGGAAGCGACCTGGTGGCAGGGCGAGTACGGCCTTATCGCCATCCAGAACGAGTACATCAAGCTCTTCTACTACCGCTGGAAGTATTGA
- the uvrB gene encoding excinuclease ABC subunit UvrB produces the protein MPFELSSEFSPTGDQPEAIRQLVEGLNEGVPFQTLLGVTGSGKTFTVANVVAQVDRPTLVLSHNKTLAAQLFGEFKHFFPRNRVEYFVSYYDYYQPEAYLPTTNTYIEKDLSVNQEIEKLRLSASSALLSGRRDVLVVASVSCIYGIGNPAEFHKSVVHVQKGQRISRNKLLLQLVEGLYSRNDADPARGNFRVRGDVVEVLLAYSDDGIRIHFFGEEVERIERFDAATRVVHEEQDLATIYPANIFVTSRDTMNAALAAIKEDMEKQVAFFQEIGKHLEAKRLEERTLHDLEMMRELGYCSGIENYSRYFDRRNVGQRPFCLLDYFPDDFLMVIDESHVTVSQVSAMYGGDRSRKKNLVEYGFRLPSAMDNRPLKQDEFEGMLGQTIFVSATPADYELQRSEGVVVEQVVRPTGLLDPPIEVRPSKNQIDDLLDEINKRVKREERVLVTTLTKRMAEELTDFMGRNGVKCKYIHSDVETLERIEILRQLRLGLFDVLVGVNLLREGLDLPEVSLVAVIDADKEGFLRSNRSLTQTAGRAARNVNGLVIFYADKITESMQRTMDETERRRAKQIAYNTEHGITPTQIKRDRADILRQTAVVDVNNDDKRKAYVEPEGLSVAADPVVQYMGLDQLKKNCDILEAQMRKAAKEQDYISAAGLRDEWQAMRKLFEERSAAEEPTSKA, from the coding sequence ATGCCCTTCGAACTATCCAGCGAATTCAGTCCCACCGGCGACCAGCCTGAGGCCATCCGTCAGTTGGTGGAAGGCTTGAACGAAGGCGTGCCGTTCCAGACCTTGCTCGGTGTCACGGGCAGCGGCAAGACCTTCACGGTTGCCAACGTGGTGGCCCAGGTGGACCGGCCCACCTTGGTACTGAGCCACAACAAGACCCTTGCGGCACAGCTCTTCGGCGAGTTCAAGCATTTCTTCCCGCGCAACCGCGTGGAGTACTTCGTAAGCTACTACGACTACTACCAGCCTGAAGCCTACCTGCCGACAACGAACACCTACATCGAGAAGGACCTCTCGGTGAACCAGGAGATCGAGAAACTCCGCCTCAGTGCTTCGAGTGCGTTGCTCAGCGGCCGCCGCGACGTGCTGGTGGTGGCGAGCGTGAGCTGCATTTATGGCATCGGCAACCCGGCCGAGTTCCACAAAAGCGTGGTACACGTGCAGAAAGGCCAGCGCATAAGCCGCAACAAACTGCTGTTGCAACTGGTGGAGGGGCTCTACAGCCGCAACGATGCTGATCCTGCGCGCGGCAACTTCCGCGTGCGTGGCGATGTGGTGGAGGTGCTGCTCGCCTACAGCGATGACGGGATCCGCATCCACTTCTTCGGCGAGGAGGTGGAACGCATCGAGCGGTTCGACGCGGCCACGCGCGTGGTGCATGAAGAGCAGGACCTGGCCACCATCTATCCGGCCAACATCTTCGTCACCAGCCGCGATACGATGAACGCAGCGTTGGCGGCCATCAAGGAAGACATGGAGAAGCAGGTGGCCTTCTTCCAGGAGATCGGCAAGCATTTGGAGGCGAAGCGCCTGGAGGAGCGCACGCTGCACGACCTGGAGATGATGCGCGAACTGGGTTACTGCAGCGGCATCGAGAACTACAGCCGCTACTTCGACCGGCGCAACGTGGGCCAACGACCCTTCTGTCTGCTCGACTACTTCCCGGATGACTTCCTGATGGTGATCGACGAAAGCCACGTGACCGTGAGCCAGGTGTCGGCCATGTACGGCGGCGACCGCAGCCGGAAGAAGAACTTGGTGGAGTACGGCTTCCGATTGCCCAGCGCCATGGACAATCGACCGCTGAAGCAGGACGAATTCGAGGGCATGTTGGGCCAGACCATCTTCGTGAGCGCCACCCCTGCGGACTACGAACTACAACGTAGCGAAGGCGTGGTGGTTGAACAGGTCGTGAGGCCCACCGGTCTTCTGGACCCGCCCATTGAAGTGCGTCCGAGCAAGAACCAGATCGACGACCTGCTGGACGAGATCAACAAGCGCGTGAAGCGCGAAGAGCGCGTCCTGGTCACAACCCTCACCAAGCGTATGGCCGAGGAACTCACCGACTTCATGGGCCGCAACGGGGTCAAGTGCAAGTACATCCACAGCGATGTGGAAACCCTGGAGCGTATCGAGATCCTGCGGCAGCTGAGGCTCGGTCTCTTCGATGTACTGGTGGGGGTGAACCTCCTGCGCGAGGGCTTGGACCTGCCCGAGGTTTCGCTGGTGGCAGTCATCGATGCTGACAAGGAGGGCTTCCTGCGCAGCAATCGCTCGCTGACGCAGACGGCGGGACGCGCCGCGCGGAACGTGAACGGCTTGGTCATCTTCTATGCCGACAAGATCACCGAGAGCATGCAGCGCACCATGGACGAGACAGAACGCCGTCGGGCCAAGCAGATCGCATACAACACGGAGCACGGTATCACGCCCACGCAGATCAAGCGCGATCGTGCGGACATTCTCCGTCAAACAGCCGTGGTGGATGTGAACAACGACGACAAGCGCAAGGCATACGTGGAACCGGAAGGACTGAGCGTGGCAGCCGACCCCGTTGTACAGTACATGGGCCTTGACCAGTTGAAGAAGAACTGCGACATTCTGGAGGCACAGATGCGCAAGGCCGCCAAGGAGCAGGACTACATCAGCGCTGCCGGCTTGCGGGATGAATGGCAGGCCATGAGGAAGTTGTTCGAGGAGCGCTCTGCCGCCGAGGAGCCGACTTCCAAAGCGTGA